In the Burkholderia contaminans genome, CGCATGCGCCCGATGCGGGCGCGACGCCCTCCCCGCTTCAACCGGACACAGGATCATGAATACTCGTCTCACTTCCGTTACCGTCGCCAGTCTGCTCGCCGTGGGCGTGGCGCTGACACCGGCTGCCGCGTCGGCCGGCGTACGCATCTGCACGCTGCCCGGCAGCCCGACCACGGCGCTCGACCGATCCGTTGCACGCGAAGTATTCCGCTCTGCAGGCATCGCCGCGACGTTCAACAAGCGCGGCGTCGATGACGATGGCGGCGACGACGGCATCTCCGCCGGCGAGCTGAAGAAATCGCTCGAACACGACTGCGACGTGATCGCCGGCTTCCCACGCTCGGAAATCGCCGATGCATCGGGATCGAAAATGACGTTCTCGCAAGGCTATCTGCGCTCCGGCTACGTCAGCGTGTCGCTGCTCGACGCGCAGGCCTCGTCCGATGTCAAGGAAACGATCGCGGCCACGTATGGCAGCCCGTCTCAACTGATCGCCGCCCAGCAGGCGAACGCCCGCTTCGACCTCGAAAACACGAGCGAGCAGACGATCGGCGCGGTCGCCGCGGGCCGTGCCCAGCGCGCGATCGTCTGGTATCCGAGCGTCGTAGCGTACGAACGAGCGCACCCGCGCCAACGGTTCCGGGTCGCGGCGACTTCATCGCCGTACTCCAACTGGCAACTGTCGTTCGCATTCGGGCCGGGCAAGGACGCATTGCAAAAGCGCATCGACGCAACGCTGTCCCGCATGAGCGGCGACGGCCGCCTCGCCTCGCTCACGCGCGGTTGGGCGCTTCCGGACACGGTCACGCAAGCCGCCGCCGCGCGTGCGGCCGGCCGGTTTCTCGACGGCGCGATCGCATCCGCACCATCCATGCCGGCAAGGAGCGGCTTCATCAAGGTGTCGGCCAGCGAAGGCAGCGACATGCCGTCGTTCGACCAGGCGCAGGTCCAGCATGGCAAGAAGCTCTACGGCGACGCCTGCGCGAAATGTCACGGCGACCAGCTCGAAGGCAATACCGCCCCCGCGCTGAGCGGGGAATCCTTCGCTCCCGAAGGCAAGTCGCACATCACGGTCGGCGGCATCTTCCAGTACATGTCGAACAACATGCCGGCCGATCGCCCCGGCAAGATGACGGCACAGGAATACGAGGACGTGATGGCGTTCCTGCTTTACTCGAACGGCTATGACGCGTCCAAAAGCAAGCTGACCGCCGATGCCGCCACCGCGTCGAAGGCGCCGCTCATCGCCGGACCGCGCAAGTAACTTCCCCGCCCGCTTTCGTTTCGACCGACCGCCGCGCCGGGCAGCATGCCCGGAGCGCGGACCCGGCTTCATCCTTTCATTTCATTCAGGACAACGCGATGATCTCTTCCAACCGCAGAACCTTCTTCGTCCACGCGGCCGGCCTGTGCGCCGCACTCGCGGCCGGCACCCGCGCATTCGCCGCCCCGCCGCCCGTCGACGAAAACGACGCGGCCGCGAAAACGCTCGGCTACCGCGCCAAAGCCACGACCGTCGACGCGGGCAAGTTCCCGAAGTACCAGGCCGGCCAGACCTGTTCGAACTGCCGCTTCTACAAGGCCGCCGCGGGTGAATCCTTCGGCACGTGCCCGATGTTCGCGGGCAAGACGGTTGCCGCCGAAGGCTGGTGCAACGTCTATGCAAAGCTCGCTTGATCCCGGGGCCGCGCGCGGACGCGACAGCGCACCGCGTCGCGACACGGATGCCGACCACGCGGCCCATCTGCATGCGTTGATCGCGCTGGGCATCGATCGCGGTTACGTGACACCCGGCGAAATCGCCGACGCGTTGCCCGACGATGCGGCGGAACGCACGGACGTCGATGCGGCCGCGTCGACGCTCCGCGCGCTCGGCATCGAGGTGCGCGCGCATGCCGGCTCGCGTACCGCGTGGACGCTCGACCGTCACTTCGCGCAGGCGCCGGAAGTGACGCTGCGGCTTGCGGACGCATCGGCGCCGCTCGCGCCCGACGATCTGCTCACGGGCCGGACCAACGATCCGGTCCGGCTCTATCTGCGGGACATGAGCGCGACGCCGCTCCTCGAACGCCACGAGGAGATCGCGCTCGCGCTTCACCTGGAAAGCGGCCGCGCGGCATGCATCGACGCATTGAGCCGGGATCCGGACGCACTCGCCGGCCTCGCCGCGATCGCAGACGACATCCGCGCCGGCAAGGTCGCGGCGTCGGTCTACGTGACGGGGTTCACCGGGGGCGCCGAATCGCTCGCGCTAGCGCCCGCGATGCCGCCCGACGATTTGCACGACGATTCGCCCGGGAACGACACGGCGCCCGCCCCCGCCATGGAATCGGGCGACACCGGCCTCTCGCCGGACAGCCCGGCGTGGCGCGATGCAGTTGCCGAATCGCTCGGGCGCGCCGGTGCGCTGGCGCCGGCGATGCGGCGCGCATTGCACGCCGACGGGTTCGCGTCGGCCCGTTATCGCGCGCTGATTCGCGAAGCTGCCGCGTTGACCGGCAGGATCCGCTTCACGTCGCGCGCGATCGAGCGCATCGGTCATGCGAACGTTGAACGCGCAACCCGGGCGCGCCAGGTCGAAAAACGGCTCGTCGATACGCTGGCCGCATCAGGCATACGTACCGGATCGACGCGCCGCGACCGCTTCGCGCCGTGCGACGATGCGCACGCCGGCTGCGCGCCTGCATCGCCGCGCATCCCGAATGCGCCGCCGCCCTCGCCCGCCACACACCGGCGCTGATCGACGCGCGCATCGCGCTTGCCCGCCTCGCCGGCCAGTCGCCGCTGCCGCTCACCATCGCGGTCGCGCTCGACGCGCGGCTGTCGCGTATCGAGCGTGCGATGCAACCCGCGAGAACGAAACTGTTCCGCAGCAATCTGCGGCTCGTCGTATCCATCGCCAAACGGTATCCCGATCGCGGCCTGCCGTTCCTCGACCTGATCCAGGAGGGCAATATCGGCCTGTTGAAGGCCGTCGATCGCTACGACCACCGGCGCGGCTTCAAATTCTCGACGTATGCGACCTGGTGGGTCCGGCAGGCGATCACGCACGCGCTCGCCGATCAGGGCCGCACGATACGGGTGCCCGCGCATACGGTCGATGCGCTCAACAAGCTGTCGCGGCTCGCGCTAACGCATCGGCAGCGCACCGGCGATGTCGCCGACGCGCCGGCACTCTCCACGCAGATGCAACTGCCCGTCGACAAGGTACGCGAACTGATGCGCATCGTGCGCGAGCCCGTCTCCGCCGACTCGCCCGTCTCGCCCGATCACGACCTCACGTTGTGCGACGTCACGATCGATCCCGATGCGCCGAACCCGGAAGACGCCGCGAGCGCCGGCCAGCTTCGCTCCGCGGTGGCGGCGCTGATCGACAGCCTGCCCGCACGCGAAGCGTGGATTCTTCGCCTGAGGTACGGCATCGACGTGGACAGCGAGTATTCGCTGCGCGAGATCGGCCGCCAACTGAACCTGTCGGCCGAACGCGTTCGCCAGATCGAGGTGGCGGCGCTCGAACGCATCCGGCAATTCGGACACGCACCGGCGCTGCGATCGCTGCTCGCCTGACGCGGCGGTACCGGCGGCCTTTCGAGCTTCACGCCAATGCTCAGGACTGCAACACACCCTGCTGCATTTCTGAACGACCGGCCGCATCGTGCTGCCGTGCACGACGTGGTCCGCCGGTAGCGATCGTTCGGCACGCGCCCCGGCTGCCGCGGTTGTCGCCGCCGGCGCGCGTCGATCGCCGATGCTGGCATGCATGTTGCGTTTTCCGGAATACCGCCAGGCATCACAAGAACGCAAGGAGACACGCTTGTCCAAGATTGAATCGGTTCTTCACGAAACCCGTCAGTTTGCGCCGCCCGCGGCGCTCGAACAGGCGGCGACCATTTCCGGCATGCCGGCCTATCGTGCGCTCGCCGCCGAAGCCGAAAACGATTACGAAGGATTCTGGGCGCGGCTCGCGCGCGAGGGTCTGGCGTGGCACAAGCCGTTCACGAAAGTGCTCGACGAGTCCAACGCGCCGTTCTACAAGTGGTTCGACGACGGCGAGCTGAACGCGTCGTACAACTGCCTCGACCGTCACGTCGAAGCCGGCAACGGCGAGCGCGTCGCGGTGATCTTCGAAGCCGACGACGGCACCGTCACGCGCGTCACCTATGCGGATCTCCTCGCCCGCGTGTCCCGTTTCGCGAATGCCCTGAAGAAGCGCGGGATCGGCAAGGGCGACCGCGTCGTCATCTATATCCCGATGTCGATCGAAGGCATCGTCGCGATGCAGGCCTGCGCGCGCATCGGCGCGACGCACTCGGTCGTGTTCGGCGGCTTCTCCGCGAAGTCGCTGAACGAGCGGCTCGTCGACGTCGGCGCAACCGCGCTCGTCACGGCCGACGAGCAGGCGCGCGGCGGCAAGACGCTGCCGCTGAAGAGCATCGCGGACGAAGCGATCGCGCTGGGCGGCTGCGAGGCCGTGAAGAGCGTGATCGTCTATCGCCGCACCGGCGGCAAGATCGACTGGCACGCCGGGCGCGACCTGTGGATGCACGAACTGACGGCCGGCGAATCCGACCAGTGCGAGCCGGAATGGGTCGGCGCCGAGCATCCGCTGTTCATCCTGTATACGTCGGGCTCGACCGGCAAGCCGAAGGGCGTGCAGCACAGCACGGGCGGCTACCTGCTGTGGGCCGCGCAGACGATGAAGTGGACCTTCGACTGGAAGCCCACCGACGTGTTCTGGTGCACGGCCGACATCGGCTGGGTCACCGGCCACACGTACATCACGTACGGCCCGCTCGCATGCGGCGGCACGCAGGTCGTGTTCGAAGGCGTGCCGACCTATCCGGACGCCGGCCGCTTCTGGAAGATGATCGGCGACCACAAGGTCACCGTGTTCTACACCGCGCCGACCGCGATCCGCTCGCTGATCAAGGCGGCCGAGGCCGACGACAAGGTCCATCCGAAGAGCTACGACCTGTCGAGCCTGCGCATCATCGGCACGGTCGGCGAACCGATCAATCCGGAAGCATGGATGTGGTATCACAAGCACGTCGGCCAGGAGCGCTGCCCGATCGTCGACACGTGGTGGCAGACCGAAACCGGCGGCCACATGATCACGCCGCTGCCGGGCGCGACGCCCACCGTGCCTGGCTCGTGCACGCTGCCGCTGCCGGGCATCATGGCCGCGGTGGTCGACGAAACCGGCCAGGACGTACCGAACGGGCAGGGCGGCATCCTCGTCGTCAAGCGTCCGTGGCCCGCGATGATCCGCACGATCTGGGGCGACCCGGAGCGCTTCAAGAAGAGCTACTACCCCGAGGAACTCGGCGGGCGCCTGTACCTGGCCGGCGATGGCACCGTGCGCGACAAGGACACCGGCTACTTCACGATCATGGGCCGGATCGACGACGTGCTGAACGTGTCGGGCCACCGGCTCGGCACGATGGAAATCGAATCGGCGCTGGTCTCGCACGAACTCGTGGCTGAAGCCGCCGTGGTCGGCCGTCCGGACGATACGACGGGCGAAGCGGTGGTCGCGTTCGTGGTGCTGAAGCGTTCGCGTCCGGAAGGCGAGGAAGCGGCGGCGCTCGCGAAGACGCTGCGCGACTGGGTCGGCAAGCAGATCGGGCCGATCGCGAAGCCGAAGGACATCCGCTTCGGCGACAACCTGCCGAAGACGCGCTCGGGCAAGATCATGCGGCGCCTGCTGCGTTCGCTCGCGAAGGGCGAAGCGATCACGCAGGACACGTCCACGCTCGAGAATCCGGCCATCCTCGGGCAGTTGAACCGCTCGGTGTGACACCGCCCGCCACGGCGTGCTTACCGCATCGCCGCGGCGCCGGCGCGCGGCCGTATCCGGCTCGCGAAAAGCATTGCCGTGCGTTCCCGACGGCACGGCATGCGGGCGGCTCGCATCGAGTCCATCGCCGCCGATTTAATTAGTTATACATATTACAACACTCAACAAGACGGAGACAGACGATGAACGGAAGGACACGGATGATTGGCGCGGCACTGCTGGGCGCAGCGGCCAGCACGAGCAGCTTCGCCCAGAGCAGCATCACGCTGTACGGCGACCTCGACGCCGCATTGCTTTATACGAGCCGATCGCTCGACTCGGCAACCGGTGGCAACGCCGGACGCCAGTTCGCGCTGACCGACACCGGCATGACGCCGACCAACTTCGGGATGACGGGCAGCGAAGATCTCGGTGGCGGGCTGCATGCGAGATTCAAGCTGGAAAGCGGCTTCAACATCACGGACGGCGCGTTCGGCCATTCGAACGGCAACTTCTTCGGCCGCCAGGCGTGGGTCGGCATCGATGGCGGGTTCGGCGAGACCAAGGTCGGCCTGCAGTTCTCGCCGTTCGTGCTCGCGATACTCGGCTCGGATCCGCGCAATATCTCGCACTTCGGCGCCGCACTGATTCCGTACGTCGACAACGTGCTTGTCACGGGTCTCTTCAACCCGAACGCGATTTCGTACACGAGCCCGACGATCGCCGGACTGACGGCCAGCGCGATGTTCGGATTCGGCGGGAAAGCCGGCGACTTCCAGGCGGGACGCCAGTATTCCGGCAGCCTCACCTATACGAACGGCGGCTTCATGCTCAACGCGGCGCTCTACGACGGGAACGGCGGCACGTCCCCCACGCCGGTTCCGAGCACGGTCGCATTCGTCGGCCGCACGATCGGTACCGCCTACACGTTCGGGCCGGTAACGGGCAAGGCGTCGTTCACGAGCTACAAGGTCGCCGGATCGTTCAGCAACAACGTGTACAGCGCCGGTCTCGACTATCGCGTCACGCCGGCCCTCGACCTGAACACCGGCGTGTGGTACACGACCGACCGCAACGATTCGCACAATCACTCGCTGCTAGCCGCGATCGGCGCCGACTACAGCCTGTCGAAGCGAACGGGCCTGTATGCGCAGGTCGGCGTCGTCAACAACCACGGGGCGATGAATACGGGCCTCGGCATCACGGGTGGCGCGTTGTACGGGTTGCCGGGCACGACGGTCGGCGTCAACGCCGGCATCCACCACGTGTTCTGACGCAGCGCGTGCGGGCGGGCGGCCGGCATGCGCCCGTCCCCGCCCCGCACCGGTACATGGCCGCTTCGAACGCGGATGACGATGTGCCGCGCCCTGCATCGCCCGGGCAATCGGGCCTGGATGTTTACCCGACCTCAAGTCCGCGGCCATGCTGCCGTCAAGTCAGGAGCGCGCGCCCGATATCCGCCCGGAACCGGGCGTGCCCCTAAAGGAGACCCAGCAACGTGAACTTCTTCGGAATCGGCCGCGGCCGCCGTTCGTCGCGCGCGGTCGTCGGCGACATCGCCGAGCAGGCCGGCAGGCTCGGCATCGAGATCTGCGACGTGTCGGGCCATGTCGAGGAAGTGGCCGCCCGCGTCGCCCGTCAGGCGGAGGTCTGCCACACGCTGCGCGAATCGGCCGCCGTTACGCTGCGCGGCAACCACCGGATCGCCGAGGCGGCGCAGCAGGTGCGCGACGTCAGCGCCAATGCGTCGAATGCGGTCCGCCAGTCGCAGCAGACGATCGAGGCCTCGCTCGCGGACATTCACGGCCTCGTCGAGGGCGTCACCACGATCAGCGACCAGATGGGGGCGCTGCGCGACGCGCTCGATCACGTGCGGGCCGTCTCCGAGGATATCTCCGTCATCGCGCGCCAGACGCACCTGCTCGCGTTGAACGCCGCGATCGAGGCTGCGCGCGCAGGCGACGCGGGTCGCAGCTTCGCCGTCGTCGCCGCCGAGGTGAAGAACCTGTCCGCGAAGACCGGACAGGCGACGGCCCAGATCGAGACGACCCTCGCGCGGCTCGCCGAGCAGACCGAACACCTGATCGCCGAGGGAACCGACAACGCCGCACGCGCGCACCGCGTGCGCGAAGGCACGCGCGCAATCGGCGAAGTCGTGCACGCGACCGGGCATGCGATCACCGAGCTCGCCGGCGAAGCCGAACAGATCGCGTCGCTGACGGACGAGATCGAGACGCAGTGCCACCGCCTCGACGAGCAGGTGGGCGAGATGGCGTCCGGCGTCGAAAACTCGAGCAACAACTTCTCACAGGCCAAGGACCGGCTCGGCAATCTGCTCTCCGTCTCCGAGACACTCATCGAACTCACGGCCGCGACCGGCATCGAGTCGCCCGATACGCGCCTGATCGAAACCGCAAGGAACACCGCCGCCGCGATCAGCAAGCTTTTCGAGGAGGCGGTCAGCCGCGGCGACATCACGCTCGACGCGCTGTTCGACGCGCACTACGAGCCGATTCCCGGCACCGACCCGCAGCAGTTCATGACGCGCTTCACGGCGTTTACCGATCGCGTGCTGCCGGCCATCCAGGAGCCGGTGCTCGAGATCGACGCGCGCATCGTCTATTGCGCGAGCTTCGACCGGCAGTGCTACCTGCCGACCCACAACCGGAAGTTCTCGCTGCCGCAGCGCGCGGACGCCGCCTGGAACGCTGCGAACTGCCGGAACCGCCGGATCTACACCGACCGGACAGCGCGCACCTCCGTGTCGCATACCAAGCCGTTCCTGTTGCAGACCTATCGGCGCGACATGGGCAACGGCCAGTTCGCGCTGATGAAGGACGTTTCCGCACCGATCGTCGTCGGCGGGCGGCCGTGGGGTGTCCTGCGGATCGGCTACAGCGTCTGAATCGGGGCGCGCGGCCTCTGCTGCTCCAGTTCCACCGCCAACGGCCGTCGATCGCTGCGCACGTGATCGTCGAACGCTAGCAACATCGGAATGATTCAGGCGGTTAGTGGATCTCGATTCGTAACCCTCCAACGTAATCTGGGTCGACTTTACGTTTCCGAGCCCAAGCTCGTCAGCAACGACATGTACTGTGCAGCAGAAAATCGGCGTCACTGTACATTTCATCCCGCTTCCACCTCGAACACAATGCCCGTCAGGCTCGGGATCAGTCCATCCGGAAGGGCCTTCGGCACGCCATACCTGGGTACAAGACGATTGAAGCAATCCGGCCCGCTCGAGGCATCACGGCGGCGATGAAACCTGGACGCCAATTCCATGAACACCTCCGCTGACCCGCTTCCGTCGTCGCTTGGCGCTGCCACGTTCGTTCCATTCCTCGTCGCGAGCATTGCACTGGCCGCCGCCTACGGCGCCAGCTTTCTCCTTTCCGAGCATTTGCGTCAGAGCGGCCTGGATTCATCGATGGCAGGCGCGGTGATCTCGACCGGCATCCTGACCATGATCGTCAGCTCCGTCATCGCGGGATGGGTAGCACAACGAATCGGCTTGATGTCGACGATCGTGGCGGCCGCCGCCGTCATGGCACTTTCCATGATCGCATTCAGCCTGGCAGCGCACGATGTGCGGATCGCATTCATCGGCGGCCTGCTTCTGGGAACGGGATGGTCGGCCTTTTACATACTCGCGCCGCTTCAGATCATTCATCACCTGCGGCCCGCCGCGCGGATCAAATACCTGACCTTGCTGTCGGGCGGCCAGATGGTCGGGCTGGGTCTCGCGTCACCGATCGGCCATTTCGTCGCCAGCCGCTTCGGATCGTATGCCATCGTCTACGCAGGGCTCGCGGGTCTCTGCGTGATTGCCGCCATCGCATTTTCGCTCGTCCGACAACGGACTGAACGCACACCACAACCGCAGATCGACGCGACCGGACTGACAGCCGCGCGAGTCGCCGAGATCCTGCGCCATGGCACCCGCCTACCGATCATCATGATCGGACTCGCCGCATGCGTCTTCTCCGCGTTGTCGAATTTTCAGGCGATCTATGCGGAATCGCGACACCTGTCGCCCGATACCTTCTTCGTGACGTTCACATTGACGACCGTTTTCTGCCGATTCACGCTGGCGCAGACGATCAGCCGATTGCCAGTCCGAAAACTCGCGTTCACGCTGTTCGCCATGACACTCCTGGCACTGGTTCTGTTCGTGTCGAACCCGGGCAGCGAAAGCCTTTACGTGATCGGCTCGTTCATCTTCGCGATCGGCTACGGCCTCAGCTACTCCACCTTGAACGGCATGGCGGTCAATCTCGCCGGTGAGAAGGGCC is a window encoding:
- a CDS encoding c-type cytochrome, translated to MNTRLTSVTVASLLAVGVALTPAAASAGVRICTLPGSPTTALDRSVAREVFRSAGIAATFNKRGVDDDGGDDGISAGELKKSLEHDCDVIAGFPRSEIADASGSKMTFSQGYLRSGYVSVSLLDAQASSDVKETIAATYGSPSQLIAAQQANARFDLENTSEQTIGAVAAGRAQRAIVWYPSVVAYERAHPRQRFRVAATSSPYSNWQLSFAFGPGKDALQKRIDATLSRMSGDGRLASLTRGWALPDTVTQAAAARAAGRFLDGAIASAPSMPARSGFIKVSASEGSDMPSFDQAQVQHGKKLYGDACAKCHGDQLEGNTAPALSGESFAPEGKSHITVGGIFQYMSNNMPADRPGKMTAQEYEDVMAFLLYSNGYDASKSKLTADAATASKAPLIAGPRK
- a CDS encoding high-potential iron-sulfur protein, encoding MISSNRRTFFVHAAGLCAALAAGTRAFAAPPPVDENDAAAKTLGYRAKATTVDAGKFPKYQAGQTCSNCRFYKAAAGESFGTCPMFAGKTVAAEGWCNVYAKLA
- the acs gene encoding acetate--CoA ligase, whose product is MSKIESVLHETRQFAPPAALEQAATISGMPAYRALAAEAENDYEGFWARLAREGLAWHKPFTKVLDESNAPFYKWFDDGELNASYNCLDRHVEAGNGERVAVIFEADDGTVTRVTYADLLARVSRFANALKKRGIGKGDRVVIYIPMSIEGIVAMQACARIGATHSVVFGGFSAKSLNERLVDVGATALVTADEQARGGKTLPLKSIADEAIALGGCEAVKSVIVYRRTGGKIDWHAGRDLWMHELTAGESDQCEPEWVGAEHPLFILYTSGSTGKPKGVQHSTGGYLLWAAQTMKWTFDWKPTDVFWCTADIGWVTGHTYITYGPLACGGTQVVFEGVPTYPDAGRFWKMIGDHKVTVFYTAPTAIRSLIKAAEADDKVHPKSYDLSSLRIIGTVGEPINPEAWMWYHKHVGQERCPIVDTWWQTETGGHMITPLPGATPTVPGSCTLPLPGIMAAVVDETGQDVPNGQGGILVVKRPWPAMIRTIWGDPERFKKSYYPEELGGRLYLAGDGTVRDKDTGYFTIMGRIDDVLNVSGHRLGTMEIESALVSHELVAEAAVVGRPDDTTGEAVVAFVVLKRSRPEGEEAAALAKTLRDWVGKQIGPIAKPKDIRFGDNLPKTRSGKIMRRLLRSLAKGEAITQDTSTLENPAILGQLNRSV
- a CDS encoding porin codes for the protein MNGRTRMIGAALLGAAASTSSFAQSSITLYGDLDAALLYTSRSLDSATGGNAGRQFALTDTGMTPTNFGMTGSEDLGGGLHARFKLESGFNITDGAFGHSNGNFFGRQAWVGIDGGFGETKVGLQFSPFVLAILGSDPRNISHFGAALIPYVDNVLVTGLFNPNAISYTSPTIAGLTASAMFGFGGKAGDFQAGRQYSGSLTYTNGGFMLNAALYDGNGGTSPTPVPSTVAFVGRTIGTAYTFGPVTGKASFTSYKVAGSFSNNVYSAGLDYRVTPALDLNTGVWYTTDRNDSHNHSLLAAIGADYSLSKRTGLYAQVGVVNNHGAMNTGLGITGGALYGLPGTTVGVNAGIHHVF
- a CDS encoding methyl-accepting chemotaxis protein, which gives rise to MNFFGIGRGRRSSRAVVGDIAEQAGRLGIEICDVSGHVEEVAARVARQAEVCHTLRESAAVTLRGNHRIAEAAQQVRDVSANASNAVRQSQQTIEASLADIHGLVEGVTTISDQMGALRDALDHVRAVSEDISVIARQTHLLALNAAIEAARAGDAGRSFAVVAAEVKNLSAKTGQATAQIETTLARLAEQTEHLIAEGTDNAARAHRVREGTRAIGEVVHATGHAITELAGEAEQIASLTDEIETQCHRLDEQVGEMASGVENSSNNFSQAKDRLGNLLSVSETLIELTAATGIESPDTRLIETARNTAAAISKLFEEAVSRGDITLDALFDAHYEPIPGTDPQQFMTRFTAFTDRVLPAIQEPVLEIDARIVYCASFDRQCYLPTHNRKFSLPQRADAAWNAANCRNRRIYTDRTARTSVSHTKPFLLQTYRRDMGNGQFALMKDVSAPIVVGGRPWGVLRIGYSV
- a CDS encoding MFS transporter; the protein is MNTSADPLPSSLGAATFVPFLVASIALAAAYGASFLLSEHLRQSGLDSSMAGAVISTGILTMIVSSVIAGWVAQRIGLMSTIVAAAAVMALSMIAFSLAAHDVRIAFIGGLLLGTGWSAFYILAPLQIIHHLRPAARIKYLTLLSGGQMVGLGLASPIGHFVASRFGSYAIVYAGLAGLCVIAAIAFSLVRQRTERTPQPQIDATGLTAARVAEILRHGTRLPIIMIGLAACVFSALSNFQAIYAESRHLSPDTFFVTFTLTTVFCRFTLAQTISRLPVRKLAFTLFAMTLLALVLFVSNPGSESLYVIGSFIFAIGYGLSYSTLNGMAVNLAGEKGLSASACSQVFTIAYFTGLFGFPYVAGTLVTHVGVNGMIVATIAVVVINLLMLVHASLRRDNAQIAAR